The window CCTCGCGCAAGAAGGAGCGGCCCTGGGAGATCGGCAAGTCGTTCGACTATTCAGCGCCCTGCTCCGCGATCCAGCCGACCTCGAAGATCGGCCACCCCTCCAGCGGCAAGATCTGGCTCACCGTCAACGGCAAGGAAGCGCAGAAGGGCGACCTCACCGAATTGATCTGGAACGTGCCTGAGATCATCTGGCAGCTCTCGCAGCAGGTGAAGCTCGCCGCCGGCGACATCATCATGACCGGCACGCCCGCCGGCGTGTCGCAGCTGCAGGTGGGCGACAAGCTCGAATGCGGCGTCGACGGCGTCGGCACGCTGAAGGTATCGATCGGCAAGCCGGAGTAGACTCCGGATCCGATCCACCAGCAGACCGCGGCCCCGAACCTGGTTCGGGGCCGTTTTCATCTGTGGTGAGCAATGCCGGCGTTTGTCGCCGTAACGAGCGGCCGTCCGCAGGCGCAGCGCAGTCGTCGAGATCAGAATTGCTCGTGGCCGGGATGGTTGGGGTCGCCGAGATATCCGCCACCTCCGCTGCCACCGGCACTGTCACCGCTGTAACCAGTTCCGAGATAGGGCGGCGGATCGACCGGCTGGCGATGCGGACCGCCCGAACCGCCCGGGGGCAGTTTCGCGCCGACATTCTTCGGCGGCGCCATGTGAAGTCCGCCGGCATGCGCAGAGCTCAGCGCGGTAACGCCGAACGCGACAACGGCAGCGAAGGCAAGAAGCGAATTGCGTGTCATGCGACGTCTCCTTGAACTCGGGCCGGGCACCATGCGCCAGCTCCGACGCCGCACGCTTCGCACGATCGGGCTGGCCCTGCTGTGAGGTGGGTCACGCCCATTCCACGGCCACTTCCCGGCGACATCGCATCGCCCGGGAAGCCCCGGACCAGGGGTCCGGAGCTTTCCGCTGCGCGTGGTCAGCGCATCGTGCCGGGCATGCAGGGCGGCTCGGTGAAGGGCGCGGTTGCGAACGATCCGACGTTCGGCGCGCGCACGCAATCGGTCGTCTTGCTGCTGACCGGTGTCGTCGTTGTCGTCGTCATCGAAGCATGGGCGCGCCGCACCGCAGCATTGTTGCTGGCGGCCGAGGCCTGAGCCGAGAACGCAGCTGCCGCAACCAGAGCAAGCGTCACGAAGGTCAATTTGGTCATCGGGTTTCTCCGCACGTGGATGAAGCCGACCAAGCTCGGCTCCTATGACCCATGACTGTGGACGCCGGGAAATTATTTCATCACGCGTGATCACCGAACCGCGAGCGCCCGATCACATCAGACGGACCGGGGAATACGGGAACGCGAGAGGCACTCCATTTCATCAAGGCCGCGCACGAACGCGGCGATGACGGTATGGAGATTCTCATGAGCGATCTTCGACGACCTGGCAGACAACTTGGCCTGGCTGCAATTCTGTCCGCGACCATGGCTACCTCTTGCTTCGCACAGGCGACGGTCCACGAGCCCAGTGCATTTGCCTCAAATGAAACCGCGACGCGGCCATGGTCGGCGCCGGTCGGTCATCGCCAGCCGCGTGCCGCCGATATTCCGGCAGCGGCGTCGGCATCACAGCAGATCATCGATCAGGAGGACGCGATCGTCGACCGCAAGATCAAGGGCATTTGCCGCGGCTGCTAGCTTCTAATGCTCTCCTGCGTCCTGCGCTGCGGCCGGACCAAGATGCGTCTTCTCGTACTCGAGCCACAGCTCGAGCAGCGCCATGAATGCGACCACCGCACCCGCGGCGATGGCAAAATACATCGCGCGGGTGTGCGTGAAGCCGAGCAGCCAGGGCGAGGCGATCAGCCAGCATCCGATCAACAGATTGATCCATTCCTCCCAGATCGAGAACGCGACGATCGCCGCCAGCGACATGACCGCGATCGCCGCACCGCTGATCCTCAGATCGATCGCCGCCGTCGGGTTGGCATGCACGAACAGCCACGGTGCCGCGAGCAGGAATATCGCTGCTGCGAGGTTATAGAGATCGAGCGCCGATTCTTTTCGCCATTTCGTCATCGATTGCTCCCTTGCTCCTCAAGCCCGCTGCTGATGCGCGTCCGGCGCGTTGATGTCCCGGCCGGTGTAGTCGGTCATGAGCGCGGTCGCGACCAGCGTGATGACCGCGCAAGCCGCGATATAGGCCGCGATCGCGGTCGCCGAGTGGAACGTGCCGAACAGCCAGGTCGCGATCAGCGGTGCCGGACCGCCGGCGATCACGGAAGCGAGCTGATAGCCGAGCGAGGCGCCACTGTAGCGCAGGCGGCCTGTAAAGCTCTCGGCGATCAGGGCGGCCTGCGGGCCGTACTGCATGTCGTGCGGAATCAGCGACAGGAAGATCGCGAGGAAGACGATCGTTGCCGATCCGGTGTTGAGCATCGCGAAATAGATGAAGCCGAACACGCCGGTCACGGCAGCGCCGATCATGTACATGTTCTTGCGGCCGATCTGATCGGAGATATGCCCGCACAGCGGGATCGAGACGAACGACAGCACCGAGGCCGCGAGCACCGCGGTCAACAGGAAGTCGCGCGAAACGTGCAGCGTTCCAATGCCGTAGGAGAAGACGAAGGCGGTGAAGATGTAGAACGGCGCCTGCTCGGACATGCGCGCGAAGGCGGACAGCACGATCTCCTTCGGATGGTCCCTGATCACCGTCAGCATCGGCGTGCGGTCGAGCTGACGCTCGGCCACCAGCTTGGCGAAGACCGGCGTTTCGAGAATGCCGAGCCGGATGTAGAGGCCGACGCCGACCAGAATGATGCTGAGCGCAAACGGGACGCGCCAGCCCCATGCCAGGAACTGGTCGCCCGACATCTGGCTGAAGGCCAGCACGGCAAGATTGGCGAGGAACAGCCCGCAAGGCACGCCGAATTGCGGCCATGACGCGATCAGGCCGCGGGAGCGATCGTTGCGCGCCCATTCCATCGACATCAGCACCGAGCCGCCCCATTCGCCGCCGACGCCGACACCCTGGATGAAACGCAGCACGGTGAGGATCACGGCGCCCCAGATGCCGATGCTGGAATAGGTCGGCACCAATGCGACCGCCGCGGTCGCCAGTCCCATCAGGAGCAGCGTCGCGATCAGCGTCGACTTGCGGCCGATGCGGTCGCCATAGTGCCCGAAGATCGCGGCGCCGATCGGCCGCGCGACGAAGCCGACCGCGTAGATGGCGAAGGCTTCCAGCGTGCCGACCCAGGGATCGGAATGCGGAAAGAACAGTTTTGCGAAAACCAGCCCGGTGACGGTGCTGTAGAGGAAGAAGTCATACCACTCGA of the Bradyrhizobium quebecense genome contains:
- a CDS encoding SPW repeat protein, with product MTKWRKESALDLYNLAAAIFLLAAPWLFVHANPTAAIDLRISGAAIAVMSLAAIVAFSIWEEWINLLIGCWLIASPWLLGFTHTRAMYFAIAAGAVVAFMALLELWLEYEKTHLGPAAAQDAGEH
- a CDS encoding MFS transporter, which codes for MTTLGLDSTQLTPSEHQLQLRRAVIASTIGTAIEWYDFFLYSTVTGLVFAKLFFPHSDPWVGTLEAFAIYAVGFVARPIGAAIFGHYGDRIGRKSTLIATLLLMGLATAAVALVPTYSSIGIWGAVILTVLRFIQGVGVGGEWGGSVLMSMEWARNDRSRGLIASWPQFGVPCGLFLANLAVLAFSQMSGDQFLAWGWRVPFALSIILVGVGLYIRLGILETPVFAKLVAERQLDRTPMLTVIRDHPKEIVLSAFARMSEQAPFYIFTAFVFSYGIGTLHVSRDFLLTAVLAASVLSFVSIPLCGHISDQIGRKNMYMIGAAVTGVFGFIYFAMLNTGSATIVFLAIFLSLIPHDMQYGPQAALIAESFTGRLRYSGASLGYQLASVIAGGPAPLIATWLFGTFHSATAIAAYIAACAVITLVATALMTDYTGRDINAPDAHQQRA